From Flavipsychrobacter sp., a single genomic window includes:
- a CDS encoding recombinase family protein yields MTIKKSKAKYFLYARKSSESDEKQMQSINNQIAVLQELADRNDIDIVDIIAESKSAKEPFIRQGFTEMIERIKKGEANGILVWHTNRLFRNPHDFGMVQWLLQNGTISSIFTPERNHLPDDNALLLAVEASMANQYVRDLSKAVRRGLKNKVKQGWYPGIAPVGYLNTKNSNHGDNYIKKDPKRFPIIKKCWELMLTGNYLPSQILSTLNKEWGFRTPIKGSRGGNPMSRSALYRMFNDIFYTGLFEYAGQTTQGNHTPMITIEQYERVQMLLGNNRRRGGNNHKYTYTGLINCAECGKQLTATYKTKFIKATKIHKPYVYYYCLNAKKNKCTQKGYISEEIIEETVIKELACITLHPDWLPYLKKVLQKLKPQTSTKQDAIEQSKLDTIKQTQQQIDNLLQIRLKGLIDDEVFSKEKNRLEADLLRLKTYLKENQATINKKHVSVNDVLLFSVYAYSKFIKGDSDTRRKIASSLSCSNWTYKDKKLLIHKAECYQPLEKFKYRRISPIGVFELKQSIYSNVKSPYSIICPIVRGLWDAIRTKLNSCVNKISIYIEFDNKSKS; encoded by the coding sequence ATGACCATTAAAAAAAGTAAAGCTAAATATTTCCTTTATGCCAGAAAATCATCAGAATCTGATGAAAAGCAGATGCAATCCATCAACAATCAAATTGCAGTTTTGCAAGAATTAGCGGACAGAAACGATATTGATATAGTTGATATTATTGCCGAATCCAAATCAGCTAAAGAACCTTTTATTCGACAAGGTTTTACTGAGATGATAGAGCGCATTAAAAAGGGAGAGGCAAATGGCATTTTAGTCTGGCATACTAACAGACTTTTCAGAAACCCTCACGATTTTGGCATGGTGCAATGGCTTTTACAAAATGGTACAATCTCCTCTATTTTCACTCCTGAAAGAAACCATCTACCTGATGACAATGCCTTACTCCTTGCAGTAGAAGCCAGCATGGCTAACCAATATGTCCGTGACTTAAGTAAAGCTGTAAGACGTGGACTTAAAAATAAAGTAAAACAGGGATGGTATCCGGGTATAGCCCCTGTTGGCTATTTAAATACAAAAAATAGTAACCACGGTGATAACTATATTAAAAAAGACCCTAAACGATTTCCTATTATCAAAAAATGTTGGGAGTTAATGCTAACCGGTAATTATCTACCAAGTCAAATACTAAGTACACTGAACAAGGAATGGGGTTTTAGAACACCTATAAAAGGTTCAAGGGGTGGTAACCCCATGTCTCGGAGTGCTTTATACCGGATGTTCAACGATATATTCTACACAGGGCTTTTTGAATATGCAGGACAAACCACACAAGGAAATCATACCCCCATGATTACAATAGAACAATACGAAAGAGTACAAATGCTATTAGGAAATAACAGGCGTAGAGGTGGTAATAATCACAAGTACACCTATACTGGGCTAATCAATTGTGCTGAATGTGGGAAGCAATTAACAGCAACTTATAAGACCAAGTTCATCAAAGCAACAAAAATACATAAGCCCTATGTCTATTACTACTGTCTAAATGCAAAGAAGAATAAGTGTACTCAAAAAGGCTACATTTCTGAAGAGATTATTGAAGAAACAGTGATAAAAGAGCTAGCTTGTATTACACTCCATCCAGATTGGCTCCCCTATCTCAAAAAAGTATTGCAAAAACTAAAACCCCAAACTTCCACTAAACAGGACGCTATTGAGCAATCAAAGTTAGATACCATAAAACAAACACAACAACAAATAGACAATCTCTTACAGATACGTCTTAAAGGTTTAATTGATGATGAAGTCTTTAGTAAAGAAAAAAATCGCTTAGAGGCTGATTTACTGCGTCTGAAGACCTATCTAAAAGAGAATCAAGCTACAATAAATAAAAAACATGTATCAGTAAATGATGTGCTACTTTTCTCAGTCTACGCTTATAGTAAATTTATTAAAGGAGACTCAGATACTAGGCGAAAAATTGCCAGTAGTCTTTCTTGTTCGAACTGGACATATAAAGACAAAAAACTCTTAATTCATAAGGCAGAATGCTATCAACCGCTTGAAAAATTCAAATATCGTCGCATCTCCCCTATAGGAGTGTTCGAACTGAAACAAAGCATATATAGCAATGTAAAAAGCCCATATTCGATTATTTGTCCCATTGTGCGGGGACTATGGGACGCTATTCGAACCAAACTAAACTCTTGTGTTAATAAGATTAGTATATATATTGAATTTGATAACAAATCAAAGAGTTAA
- a CDS encoding zincin-like metallopeptidase domain-containing protein, with protein MAVQTKPRKDVYAIVTEKIVEQLEQGTVPWRKPWIGGGVPTNLLSKRPYRGINIMLLAMYGYEHNLFLTSKQLKEIGGSIKPEEHPQIVVFWNFPDEEETEEENSKRKAPILRYYTVFNIAQCEGIPKEYLPKAREKVHTNTQVEDILKGMPNAPKVYHKEPKAYYNPLKDYVNMPKQNSFVSDNAYYSTLLHEIIHATGHHSRCNRKNLIEMSEFGINNYSHEELVAEIGSCYLQSLCDIEDEFEQSAAYIQGWLKVLKNDRRFILSASSQAQKAVDYVLNEERIDLK; from the coding sequence ATGGCAGTACAAACCAAGCCACGCAAAGACGTGTACGCAATCGTCACTGAAAAGATCGTAGAACAATTAGAACAAGGCACTGTTCCATGGCGTAAGCCTTGGATCGGTGGCGGTGTTCCTACTAATCTCCTCTCTAAAAGACCATACAGAGGGATCAACATAATGTTGTTGGCTATGTATGGCTATGAGCATAACCTTTTTTTAACTTCTAAACAGTTAAAAGAGATTGGTGGAAGCATTAAACCGGAAGAACATCCACAAATAGTTGTCTTTTGGAACTTCCCAGATGAGGAAGAAACCGAAGAGGAAAACTCAAAAAGGAAAGCTCCGATACTCCGCTACTATACCGTGTTCAACATTGCTCAATGTGAAGGGATACCCAAAGAATATCTCCCTAAAGCAAGAGAAAAAGTACACACTAATACTCAAGTGGAAGATATATTGAAAGGCATGCCTAATGCTCCTAAGGTATATCACAAAGAACCGAAAGCCTATTATAATCCCCTTAAGGACTATGTGAATATGCCGAAGCAGAACAGTTTTGTGAGTGATAATGCGTACTACTCAACATTGCTACATGAAATTATTCATGCTACTGGTCATCATTCTAGATGTAATCGTAAAAACTTAATCGAAATGTCAGAGTTTGGGATTAATAACTACTCTCATGAGGAATTGGTGGCTGAGATTGGTTCTTGCTACTTACAGTCTCTATGTGATATTGAAGATGAATTCGAGCAATCGGCTGCCTATATCCAAGGCTGGCTAAAAGTATTGAAGAATGACAGACGATTCATTCTCTCTGCCAGTTCTCAAGCTCAAAAGGCGGTGGATTATGTACTCAATGAAGAACGTATAGATCTTAAATAA
- a CDS encoding type IV secretion system DNA-binding domain-containing protein, which produces MHEDFTPIGITNYRNANQKFGIKSSDKQRHLYFLGSSGSGKTTLLHNMALDDITKGEGVAVLDPHAELAANIISHIPNHRKQDLIYFNPVDTKSDVFFNPLHDVPKQLHHIVTSGLIASFKKIWADSWGVRMEYILRYSILTLLNYPLATLLDIHTLLTKREFRVHVLNYLTDEHICAFWEQEFDTYTPKFRAEVIAPILNKMGVLRASEPLRRVLGHQTNTLNIKTIMDTRKILICNLSKGELGEETTAILGGMLITAMQNTALARANQPRTERIPFNLYADEIHVYINSVICNMLAECFKFKLTLHIAHQYIEQLEEPIRNAIFGNVGSIIVFRVGATDAEYLAKEFYPVFKEQDFVNLPRYHIYLKLMIDGTTSQPFSATTLPPVA; this is translated from the coding sequence ATGCATGAAGACTTTACTCCCATAGGCATAACGAACTATAGAAATGCAAATCAGAAGTTTGGTATTAAGTCATCTGATAAACAGAGACACTTATATTTTTTAGGTTCATCGGGCTCGGGAAAAACTACTTTACTACATAACATGGCATTAGATGATATAACAAAAGGGGAGGGAGTAGCTGTATTAGACCCTCATGCAGAACTAGCAGCAAACATTATCTCCCACATACCTAATCATCGAAAACAAGACCTCATATATTTCAATCCTGTAGATACAAAAAGTGACGTATTCTTTAATCCTCTACATGATGTACCAAAACAACTGCACCATATCGTCACATCAGGACTTATAGCTTCCTTTAAAAAGATATGGGCAGATAGTTGGGGCGTCAGAATGGAATATATACTACGTTACTCCATACTTACACTGCTTAACTACCCACTAGCCACACTACTAGATATACATACACTGCTCACAAAAAGAGAGTTTAGAGTCCATGTACTCAACTATTTAACCGATGAGCATATCTGTGCCTTTTGGGAACAAGAATTTGATACCTATACCCCAAAGTTTAGAGCAGAAGTAATAGCACCGATACTCAATAAAATGGGAGTATTGCGAGCTAGTGAACCTCTAAGACGAGTGTTAGGCCATCAGACAAACACGCTTAACATTAAAACCATTATGGATACTCGTAAAATCCTCATTTGTAACCTCTCAAAAGGAGAATTAGGAGAAGAAACCACAGCTATATTAGGAGGTATGCTAATCACTGCTATGCAGAATACGGCACTAGCACGAGCTAATCAGCCAAGAACAGAACGCATCCCCTTTAACCTCTATGCAGATGAAATACACGTGTATATTAATTCCGTCATCTGTAATATGTTGGCAGAGTGCTTTAAGTTCAAATTGACACTACATATAGCCCATCAATACATAGAGCAATTAGAAGAACCGATTAGAAATGCCATATTTGGTAATGTTGGTAGTATCATAGTCTTTAGAGTAGGAGCTACTGATGCAGAATATTTGGCTAAAGAATTTTATCCAGTGTTTAAAGAACAAGACTTTGTTAATCTCCCTCGTTACCACATTTACTTAAAACTCATGATAGACGGCACTACTTCACAACCATTTAGTGCCACTACCTTACCGCCTGTTGCATAA
- a CDS encoding nucleotidyltransferase — protein MPNYSEQIIANWTNPASNTEEEKLSNAERMVREALTADDTLRQKSIEVFGQGSYANNTNVRLNSDIDINACYKDGFYYDLPNEATREDYEITPTEYTFSQYKNDVERALVNKFGRDQVVRKNKCLRVLGNSYRTETDVVPTWEYRRYSQKSSYVTGVCFFSDEGKKITSYPKQHITNGRTKNTNTYRRFKSLVRIYKKVRYHMIDNGEIVNPAISSFLLECLVWNVPNSIFTNNDSWTARLRESIVYLYNQTKVQDTCKDWGEVSELLYLFYDGRKWTYQDVNEHLVKMWNYIGYQ, from the coding sequence ATGCCTAATTATTCAGAACAAATAATTGCAAACTGGACAAACCCAGCTAGTAATACAGAAGAGGAAAAGCTTTCTAATGCTGAACGAATGGTTAGAGAAGCTCTTACTGCAGACGATACGTTGCGTCAGAAGTCTATAGAAGTTTTTGGTCAAGGGTCATATGCGAATAATACCAATGTAAGATTAAATAGCGATATAGATATTAATGCTTGTTACAAAGACGGTTTTTATTATGATTTGCCAAATGAGGCTACACGTGAAGATTATGAGATTACACCTACTGAATACACATTCTCTCAATATAAAAATGATGTAGAGAGGGCTCTGGTAAATAAGTTTGGTAGAGATCAAGTTGTACGAAAGAATAAATGCTTAAGAGTGTTAGGTAATTCATATAGAACAGAGACTGATGTAGTCCCGACTTGGGAGTATAGACGATACTCCCAAAAAAGTTCATATGTTACAGGTGTATGTTTCTTTTCTGATGAAGGAAAAAAGATAACTAGTTACCCCAAACAACATATTACAAATGGAAGAACTAAAAATACTAATACATATAGACGTTTTAAAAGTCTTGTTCGTATATATAAGAAGGTAAGATACCATATGATTGATAATGGTGAGATTGTTAACCCTGCTATATCATCATTTTTGCTTGAATGCCTTGTATGGAATGTACCAAATTCAATATTTACCAACAATGATTCGTGGACTGCTCGTTTGCGTGAGTCAATTGTTTATTTATATAATCAAACAAAGGTACAAGATACCTGTAAAGATTGGGGTGAAGTTTCTGAACTATTATATCTATTTTATGATGGGAGGAAATGGACATATCAGGATGTAAATGAACATCTTGTCAAAATGTGGAATTATATTGGTTATCAGTAA
- a CDS encoding helix-turn-helix transcriptional regulator: MSNIKVNVNRLREARESMGFSQTQLAHLIGLKSSVRISQWEKGESIPSLKNAIAISIVCKRLVDDIFVNIRKELLPEIENRQLEIPQKHLPP; encoded by the coding sequence ATGAGCAATATTAAAGTAAACGTCAATCGTCTAAGGGAAGCAAGAGAAAGCATGGGTTTCTCACAAACACAATTAGCACACCTCATTGGTTTAAAAAGTTCTGTACGCATCTCCCAATGGGAAAAAGGAGAAAGCATACCAAGTCTTAAAAATGCCATTGCAATTTCAATCGTTTGTAAGCGACTAGTTGATGACATCTTTGTAAACATTCGTAAAGAACTCCTGCCTGAGATTGAAAATCGTCAATTGGAAATACCACAAAAACATTTGCCTCCCTAA
- a CDS encoding ATP-binding cassette domain-containing protein: MSTNVLANINLVIPYNKVTAIVGTSGGGKSTFVKLLMGSYMPTSGEILINDKINLRKINLKEWRNTFGVVMQEGFLFNDSFLGNIAVGEDLPNLDKVINAAKIANIHSHIMTTPREYRTKIGNEGVPISTGEKQRVLIARAIYKNPDILFLDEATSSLDANNEKDIMEKLNDFYSNKTVVVIAHRLSTIKNADNIVVLDKGEIVEQGSHNELIKQGGYYFRLVDKQL, translated from the coding sequence ATGTCTACGAATGTATTAGCTAATATTAATTTAGTAATACCATATAATAAAGTAACTGCAATAGTTGGAACAAGCGGTGGAGGGAAAAGCACATTTGTAAAACTTTTAATGGGTAGTTATATGCCAACCTCTGGTGAAATATTAATTAATGATAAAATTAATTTAAGAAAAATTAATTTGAAAGAGTGGAGAAATACTTTTGGAGTAGTTATGCAAGAAGGCTTTTTATTTAATGATAGCTTTTTAGGGAATATAGCTGTAGGTGAAGATTTACCTAACCTCGATAAGGTTATAAATGCAGCTAAAATTGCCAACATTCACAGTCATATTATGACCACACCTCGAGAATACAGAACTAAAATAGGCAATGAAGGAGTGCCTATAAGTACAGGCGAGAAACAAAGAGTTTTGATTGCGAGAGCAATATATAAGAACCCTGACATTCTATTTCTTGATGAGGCAACATCCTCTCTTGATGCCAATAATGAAAAAGATATCATGGAAAAGTTGAATGATTTTTATAGCAACAAAACTGTTGTTGTAATTGCTCATAGATTAAGTACTATTAAAAATGCTGACAATATTGTTGTATTAGATAAAGGTGAAATTGTAGAACAAGGAAGTCATAATGAACTAATTAAACAAGGAGGATATTATTTTAGATTAGTAGACAAACAACTATAA